The following are encoded together in the Kwoniella europaea PYCC6329 chromosome 1, complete sequence genome:
- a CDS encoding RuvB-like helicase 1: protein MSAIASSSSSAPQPNPGGIITQPPPPSTLRESRIATHSHIKGLGLADDGTAMDFSQGFIGQNLAREALGLHLSLLKLGRHSGRPLLLVGPPGTGKTALALALSQELGSKVPFCAMVGSEVYSGEVKKTEVLGSCFRRAIGLRIKETKEVYEGEVTELTPSEAENPLSGYGKTISHVIVGLKTVKGTKQLRLDPSVYEAIQKERVVIGDVIYIEANTGAVKRVGRSDAYASEYDLEAEEYVPLPKGDVHKRKELVQDVTLNDLDMANAKPQGGQDIMSVMGQLVKGGRTEVTDKLRKEINKVVDKYIEQGVAELVPGVLFIDEVHMLDMECFTYLNRALESPLSPYVVLASNRGICTIRGTEYDGILGSSSEGIRSPHGIPVDLLDRCMIVKTSLYKKEEIKRILEMRCKIENIQITGEALDKLAEQGEKTSLRFVLQLLTPSNILNKTKTGSTGGGVSMEDIEELNDLFLDAKRSTGILKDLEDLENKY, encoded by the exons ATGTCAGCAAtcgcctcttcctcctcttcagcCCCCCAACCAAACCCAGGAGGGATCATCACCCAACCTCCACCCCCTTCCACACTGAGAGAATCAAGAATCGCAACTCACAGTCATATCAAGGGATTGGGTCTCGCCGACGATGGGACAGCCATGGACTTCTCACAGGGTTTCATAGGTCAGAATCTAGCGAGGGAAGCTTTGGGATTACATTTGAGTCTGTTGAAATTGGGTAGACACTCCGGTAGACCTTTGTTACTTGTTGGACCACCGGGGACTggtaag ACCGCCCTCGCTCTAGCTCTCAGTCAAGAACTAGGCTCAAAGGTACCTTTCTGCGCGATGGTCGGATCAGAAGTGTATTCTGGAGAAGTTAAGAAGACGGAAGTATTGGGCAGTTGTTTCAGACGTGCtatag GCCTTCGAATTAAAGAGACCAAAGAAGTGTACGAAGGAGAGGTGACCGAGCTCACCCCATCCGAGGCTGAAAACCCCTTATCAGGCTATGGCAAAACCATCTCTCACGTTATTGTCGGTCTCAAGACAGTCAAGGGGACCAAGCAGCTTCGACTGGATCCATCGGTCTATGAAGCTATACAGAAAGAAAGAGTCGTTATTGGAGATGTGATTTACATAGAAGCCAATACAGGTGCTGTCAAGCGTGTTGGTCGATCAGATGCCTACGCGTCAGAATACGATTTGGAAGCCGAGGAGTATGTACCATTACCGAAAGGTGATGTGCACAAGAGGAAAGAGCTGGTACAGGATGTCACgttgaatgatttggatatGGCAAATGCGAAACCTCAAGGAGGTCAGGATATCATGTCTGTCATGGGACAATTGGTcaaaggaggaagaacagaagtGACAGATaagttgaggaaggaaaTCAATAAAGTGGTAGATAAGTATATCGAACAGGGGGTGGCAGAGTTGGTCCCTGGTGTGTTATTcattgatgag GTTCACATGCTCGACATGGAATGTTTCACCTACCTAAACCGAGCACTCGAATCGCCCCTTTCCCCTTACGTAGTCCTAGCCTCGAATAGAGGTATATGCACAATCCGAGGAACAGAATATGATGGAATACTAGGATCATCAAGTGAAGGAATTAGATCACCTCATGGTATACCTGTCGATCTTTTGGATAGATGTATGATAGTGAAGACTTCGTTATacaagaaagaggaaatcaAAAGGATATTAGAAATGAGATGTAAGATTGAGAATATTCAAATTACAGGAGAGGCTTTAGATAAACTGGCGGAACAAGGTGAAAAGACTTCATTGAGATTTGTCCTGCAGTTACTCACTCCTTCGAATATCCTCAATAAAACGAAAACTGGATCGACCGGCGGAGGGGTCAGTATGGAAGATATTgaagagttgaatgatcTGTTCTTGGATGCTAAGAGGTCGACGGGGATATTGAaggatttggaagatttGGAGAATAAGTATTAG